From Trichoderma atroviride chromosome 1, complete sequence, one genomic window encodes:
- a CDS encoding uncharacterized protein (EggNog:ENOG41) produces the protein MVAHHEPLRAMGPIEWDDVPVGNLKPFMDEVFIDAQTVAESVPSPTTATAIGAAATATGAVFEQAEKAYSQREAGSSLAMAQKLRKEWKEIKMTQNNPLNISVYKLGAKDGRGAWFARRSVHHGLTFEEWKKGMEMEFPETLKVQGSPGSGNIRGVGADRQVESQEVENSGHMSVFQLSAQFPGPTAPRDFITLLLTTDFEYKPADQEKPLRQHVIVSKPCNHAECPPRTGIIRGSYESVEIVREVLVENGLASKISLLSSDPGSEEVRSSSSDSREHQSVAIEWLMVTRSDPGGSVPRFMVEKGTPPGIVGDAGKFVKWITAISLLSSKSGESLPEAVSPTKRGEEDATLLENGSPQLPPRHKPKPSVDSKKREEIEAARRESVQSIPSSNGIYGIISGVFEAASSVVASGLRGTLGSPAESNTSLDDLESRAAEEHETDADVTDLSETSSIRTFRSALERSMTEENRSKSVAGSHNSDESKTQGKQLLEKELRKLQEKRRKLDEKAAHMQQRLEKKHRGGKEKDETAIAKMREKHEKEIAKQEAKYRRELQKLEDKRVHEERKAEARRRKAIEREEKMNLTMELEKTRAERDVALKEVEILQSQVGQLQAQNTMLTAKMGRLSGLEGATASSSRGSGIESIKG, from the exons ATGGTGGCCCATCACGAGCCACTGCGGGCAATGGGGCCGATCGAGTGGGACGACGTCCCCGTTGGCAACCTCAAGCCGTTCATGGACGAGGTCTTCATCGATGCCCAGACCGTCGCCGAGTCCGTCCCGTCGCCAACGACGGCCACGGCAATCggagcggcggcgacggcaacGGGCGCCGTGTTCGAACAGGCCGAGAAGGCGTATTCGCAGCGGGAGGCGGGATCCTCGCTTGCCATGGCCCAGAAGCTGCGCAAGGAATGGAAGGAAATCAAGATGACCCAGAACAACCCGTTGAATATCAGCGTCTACAAGCTTGGGGCCAAAGACGGCAGGGGAGCGTGGTTTGCGCGGAGGAGCGTCCACCATGGCTTGACGTTTgaggagtggaagaagggcatggagatggagtttCCCGAGACGCTCAAAGTACAGGGCTCGCCGGGCAGTGGTAATATTCGAGGCGTCGGCGCGGATAGGCAAGTCGAGAGCCAAGAGGTCGAGAACTCGGGACACATGAGTG TTTTCCAGCTCTCGGCTCAATTCCCAGGACCCACGGCCCCGAGAGACTTCATCACGCTACTACTTACGACCGACTTTGAATACAAGCCGGCGGACCAGGAGAAACCTTTACGGCAACATGTCATTGTATCGAAACCATGCAACCATGCAGAGTGCCCTCCACGAACGGGAATAATCCGCGGCTCCTACGAATCCGTCGAAATCGTCAGGGAGGTGCTTGTTGAGAACGGCCTTGCATCAAAGATATCATTATTGTCATCAGACCCAGGCTCTGAGGAGGTTCGAAGCTCTAGCTCGGACTCACGGGAGCATCAGTCCGTGGCTATTGAATGGCTCATGGTCACGCGAAGCGACCCTGGCGGCAGTGTGCCGCGCTTCATGGTGGAAAAGGGCACTCCGCCCGGAATTGTTGGAGATGCCGGGAAGTTTGTCAAATGGATAACAGCAATATCACTGCTTAGCTCCAAAAGTGGCGAAAGCCTCCCCGAAGCAGTGAGCCCGACAAAGCGAGGCGAGGAAGATGCAACGCTTCTTGAAAATGGGAGCCCCCAATTACCACCCAGGCATAAACCGAAACCCAGTGTCGATTCCAAGAAACgagaagaaatagaagcTGCGAGAAGAGAATCGGTGCAAAGCATTCCTAGTAGCAATGGCATCTACGGCATCATAAGCGGAGTGTTTGAAGCCGCATCATCCGTCGTCGCCAGTGGACTGCGAGGTACGCTAGGAAGTCCGGCCGAGAGCAATACTAGCCTTGACGACCTGGAATccagagctgcagaagagcaCGAAACGGATGCCGATGTGACAGATCTGAGCGAGACGTCTTCCATCAGAACATTTAGATCAGCTCTCGAAAGAAGCATGACTGAAGAAAATCGATCCAAGAGCGTGGCAGGCAGCCACAATTCCGATGAGTCCAAAACCCAAGGGAAACAGTTACTAGAAAAAGAACTGAGGAAGCTCCAGGAGAAGCGGCGAAAGCTAGATGAAAAAGCCGCCCACATGCAACAGCgcttggaaaagaaacaccGCGGcggcaaggaaaaggacgaaACGGCAATCGCCAAGATGCGCGAGAAGCACGAAAAGGAGATTGCCAAGCAGGAAGCCAAATACAGGCGGGAGCTGCAAAAACTAGAAGACAAGCGTGTGCACGAGGAGCGCAAGGCAGAAGCCCGCAGGCGCAAGGCGATTGAGcgggaggagaagatgaacctgacgatggagctggagaagacTAGAGCGGAGAGAGACGTTGCGCTGAAGGAGGTTGAGATTCTCCAGTCGCAGGTCGGGCAGCTTCAGGCGCAGAACACCATGTTGACGGCCAAGATGGGACGGTTGAGTGGGCTTGAAGGGGCTactgcttcgtcttccaggGGTTCGGGGATAGAGAGCATCAAGGGGTGA